A part of Primulina eburnea isolate SZY01 chromosome 10, ASM2296580v1, whole genome shotgun sequence genomic DNA contains:
- the LOC140842282 gene encoding cysteine-tryptophan domain-containing zinc finger protein 3-like isoform X1 — translation MEETEVEEGEALSYHGQDEDSTIDPDITLSYIGDKLESVLGHFQKDFEGGVSAENLGAKFGGYGSFLPTYQRSPSWSRTKIPPKVSSYDTPISPRKLWTEDQRQNSLASSSSPPTARLPVASGKTVSIENSLKGLPSRHVDESGSKYGVIKKSVNPSDQKTLKVRIKVGSDNLSTQKNTEIYSGLGLMVSPSSSLDDSQEATVQKLSANHLDVPEKSPTSILQIMASFSAVHLLSPLSEDLICLIERRKIGGDNESEFMDKAHIETSGMLVNGSLSGRSDQNDSLHCDDMVSKAFKLPLISNSQYTIADAAKDMCTTVTLVPLNDSKSGLKGEAGRDIIKKNLDSESSPEIGRIEKLGERLGSSGKNSENKKEIFSSQKNVLKEENSHASDQSDSNVSKGRNEPSVGPSDLPKKFVGAHIQKDRRMVDSSLISKSGKNSHANPLVSKNDSRDLQKEPEKFREMHLKEFFGDFEFDEEDDESTSRDMHSRRPKDPQLLKKRNSSEYINTSKEKSNDKSAERPNPTENHHRLPSLVAPPPTSETQTGVAPIVKEDWVFCDKCKKWRLLPLGTNPKSLPEKWLCRMLTWLPGMNRCSIPEEETTSALRALYQPAADSIRASYSERQHNQLHNSISATVSIPLVDAGCPVREFQNIADLDETTGQKKKHRADHSSSLFDIDGSTHSANSRKNLPSSSKNGTSNIENHSPLDSSFLSNVKESLVNYSKTGTNLKINKLEFDADDARESKRMKAEAHFNNGKWCSENGGSLNAGTILANGLSNKSSRHKDTRGNMKKDTGLNQEIIVPDNGSIHSRKFDNKDSVRKRKGKDDRGSQSCHQNSGDFVDGWESDQLERKKARASKSGGNGSSGSKSRAGTDEKGRTIDKQNNNQCLSNTQVEDCLKNDRGLVHPSVAANSSSSKVSGSHKNKNNAQEVKGSPVESISSSPLRPYNADKVPSTREKLFEKDDFKDPYSSTVVSPKRISGGEDGENVRKEMMKKDVSCTIDNSVSNMKKSEKASSHSKDKSHTSVSDMDKEKIKEKTKSRKNKSDHRSGTASEIDKFVCKNDTGGGTLSESSKVLDQSKFGGHDGQYVIESQDKKRNLEEKLLKRSNLPEANGNGISQSLPPLGRVETETVASLQPVTGSQKENGVKNQCKKTEKQNDRPINLRHPTPNSHKAQDVEASSPVRKESSSHGANYALKEAKDLKHLADRFKNSGSTESNGLYFQAALKFLHGASLLETGSSEGSKHNEMMHSMHIYSSTAKLCEFCAHEFEKSKDMAATALAYKCMEVAYMRVIYYSHSSANRDRNELQTALQMVAPGESPFSSTSDVDNMNQATTDKGNVLAKVVGSPQVSGSNTITSRNRSGFIRLLNFAQDVNFAMEASRKSRNAFTAAISKLGETDICSLKTALDFNFQDIEGLLRLVRVSMEAINHR, via the exons ATGGAAGAGACTGAGGTTGAAGAAGGTGAAGCTCTTTCTTATCATGGTCAGGATGAAGATTCCACCATTGACCCAGATATTACTCTCTCTTACATT GGAGATAAACTTGAAAGTGTTTTGGGCCATTTCCAGAAAGATTTTGAGGGTGGTGTTTCAGCTGAGAATTTGG GGGCAAAATTTGGAGGATATGGTTCATTTTTACCTACTTATCAGCGGTCTCCATCTTGGTCCCGCACAAAAATTCCACCGAAAGTTAGTAGTTATGATACTCCCATATCCCCAAGAAAGCTATGGACAGAG GATCAGAGACAAAACTCATTAGCTTCATCAAGCTCTCCGCCAACAGCAAGATTACCTGTTGCTTCAGGAAAGACCGTGTCAATTGAAAATTCGTTGAAGGGCTTACCATCCAGACATGTTGACGAATCAGGTTCTAAATATGGAGTCATCAAGAAATCTGTCAATCCTTCTGACCAGAAAACTCTGAAGGTTCGGATCAAAGTTGGATCTGATAATTTGTCGACACAAAAGAATACTGAAATCTACAGTGGACTCGGTCTTATGGTCTCTCCATCCTCTTCATTGGATGACAGTCAGGAAGCAACTGTTCAGAAGCTGAGTGCTAACCATTTGGATGTGCCAGAGAAATCTCCTACTAGTATTCTTCAG ATAATGGCATCCTTCTCCGCGGTTCACCTTTTATCCCCTCTATCAGAAGATCTGATTTGTTTGATCGAAAGAAGAAAGATTGGTGGTGATAATGAATCTGAATTCATGGACAAGGCTCACATAGAAACTTCTGGGATGCTAGTAAATGGATCTCTTTCTGGTAGGAGTGATCAGAACGACTCATTACACTGTGATGACATGGTTTCTAAAGCTTTTAAACTTCCACTTATATCAAATTCACAATATACCATTGCTGATGCTGCAAAAGATATGTGTACGACTGTGACACTTGTTCCTTTAAATGATTCAAAATCTGGATTGAAGGGAGAAGCTGGTAGAGATATTATTAAGAAAAATTTGGACAGTGAATCTTCCCCAGAAATTGGCAGGATCGAGAAATTGGGTGAAAGACTGGGTTCATCAGGCAAGAAttcagaaaataaaaaagaaatttttagCTCTCAGAAGAATGTTCTCAAAGAAGAAAATTCTCATGCTTCGGATCAATCTGATTCAAATGTCTCCAAGGGAAGAAATGAGCCTAGTGTTGGACCTTCTGATCTTCCGAAGAAATTTGTGGGAGCGCACATACAAAAAGATCGGCGAATGGTTGATTCTTCTTTGATTTCTAAAAGTGGAAAGAACTCTCATGCTAACCCTCTTGTATCCAAAAATGATTCACGAGATCTTCAAAAGGAACCTGAAAAATTTCGGGAGATGCATCTTAAGGAATTTTTTGGAGACTTTGAATTTGACGAAGAAGATGATGAATCGACTTCAAGGGACATGCACTCTAGAAGGCCAAAGGATCCTCAACTTTTGAAGAAAAGAAATTCGAGTGAATATATCAACACATCAAAAGAGAAATCTAATGATAAAAGTGCTGAAAGGCCTAATCCAACAGAAAATCATCATAGATTGCCTTCTCTTGTGGCACCACCTCCAACATCTGAAACTCAAACAGGAGTGGCTCCTATTGTTAAGGAAGACTGGGTCTTTTGTGATAAGTGTAAAAAATGGAGACTCCTTCCCCTGGGTACAAATCCTAAAAGTCTTCCTGAGAAATGGCTTTGTAGGATGCTTACGTGGCT GCCTGGAATGAACCGTTGTAGCATACCTGAGGAGGAAACTACCAGTGCTTTAAGAGCTCTGTACCAACCTGCCGCTGATTCAATTCGGGCCTCTTATTCTGAGAGGCAGCACAACCAACTTCACAATTCTATTTCTGCTACAGTCAGCATACCATTGGTTGATGCTGGGTGTCCTGTTCGAGAGTTCCAAAATATTGCTGACCTCGATGAAACAACGGGGCAGAAGAAAAAACATAGGGCAGATCATTCATCAAGTTTATTTGATATTGATGGTTCCACTCACTCTGCGAACTCACGGAAGAACCTCCCATCATCTTCCAAAAATGGTACATCAAACATAGAAAATCATTCTCCTCTAGATAGCTCATTTCTGAGTAATGTAAAAGAATCACTTGTCAATTATTCTAAAACAG GTACAAATCTGAAGATAAATAAGCTAGAGTTTGACGCAGATGATGCTAGGGAATCTAAAAGAATGAAGGCGGAAGCACATTTTAATAATGGAAAGTGGTGTTCTGAAAATGGCGGGTCCTTAAATGCAGGCACTATATTGGCCAATGGTttgtcaaataaatcatcgaggCACAAGGATACAAGGGGAAACATGAAGAAGGATACAGGTTTGAACCAAGAAATAATAGTTCCAGATAATGGTTCTATACACTCGAGAAAATTTGATAACAAGGACTCTGTTCGAAAAAGGAAAGGTAAGGATGACCGTGGTTCTCAAAGTTGCCATCAAAATTctggtgattttgttgatgGATGGGAGAGTGACCAGCTGGAAAGAAAAAAAGCTAGAGCTTCCAAGTCTGGAGGAAATGGCTCGAGTGGAAGCAAATCCAGAGCAGGAACCGACGAGAAGGGCAGGACTATAGATAAGCAGAATAACAATCAGTGTTTGAGCAATACTCAGGTAGAAGATTGTTTGAAAAATGATAGGGGTTTAGTACATCCATCTGTTGCCGCCAATTCAAGCTCTTCCAAGGTATCTGGCTcacataaaaacaaaaacaatgcCCAGGAAGTTAAAGGTTCTCCAGTCGAATCAATTTCTTCATCTCCTTTGAGACCTTATAATGCTGATAAGGTCCCTTCAACGAGAGAGAAGCTCTTTGAAAAAGATGATTTTAAGGATCCTTACTCTTCCACCGTAGTGAGTCCAAAACGGATTTCAGGTGGTGAAGATGGAGAAAATGTTCGAAAAGAGATGATGAAAAAAGATGTTAGTTGCACTATCGATAATAGCGTATCGAACATGAAGAAGTCAGAAAAGGCGTCTTCACATTCGAAAGACAAAAGTCATACTTCTGTATCTGATATGGATAAAGAGAAAATCAAGGAAAAGACCAAGAGTAGAAAAAACAAGTCTGACCATAGGTCTGGTACTGCCTCTGAGATTGACAAGTTTGTTTGCAAGAACGATACTGGTGGAGGAACATTAAGCGAGAGCAGTAAAGTATTGGATCAGTCAAAGTTTGGAGGTCACGATGGCCAATATGTCATCGAAAGCCAAGATAAAAAACGTAATCTGGAGGAGAAACTACTCAAGAGAAGTAACCTGCCTGAAGCAAATGGAAATGGGATATCACAGTCTCTTCCACCCTTAGGGAGAGTTGAGACTGAAACAGTTGCTAGTCTCCAACCTGTCACTGGATCTCAGAAAGAAAATGGTGTAAAAAATCAGTGTAAAAAAACTGAAAAGCAAAATGATCGACCTATTAATTTAAGACATCCCACTCCAAATTCCCACAAGGCTCAGGATGTTGAAGCCTCAAGTCCTGTTCGAAAGGAGTCCTCCAGTCATGGTGCTAACTATGCTTTAAAAGAGGCCAAGGACCTCAAACACTTGGCTGACCGCTTCAAG AATTCTGGATCAACTGAAAGCAATGGACTTTACTTTCAAGCCGCCCTCAAATTTCTCCATGGAGCGTCTCTGTTGGAAACTGGAAGCAGTGAAGGCTCTAAGCATAATGAGATGATGCACTCAATGCATATATACAGTAGCACTGCGAAGCTCTGCGA GTTTTGTGCCCATGAATTTGAAAAGTCAAAAGACATGGCTGCTACTGCATTGGCTTATAAATGCATGGAGGTTGCTTATATGCGAGTAATTTATTATTCACATTCCAGTGCAAATAGGGACAGGAATGAGTTGCAAACTGCTCTGCAAATGGTTGCTCCAG GTGAATCTCCTTTCTCCTCCACCTCTGACGTTGACAACATGAACCAAGCAACTACAGACAAGGGCAACGTGCTAGCCAAAGTTGTAGGTTCTCCTCAAGTTTCTGGAAGCAATACTATCACTTCTCGAAATCGTTCTGGTTTCATCCGGCTTCTAAATTTT GCACAAGATGTTAACTTTGCAATGGAAGCCTCAAGGAAATCAAGAAACGCTTTCACAGCTGCTATATCAAAACTTGGAGAAACGGACATCTGTTCTCTCAAAACAGCACTCGATTTCAACTTCCAAGATATAGAGGGTTTATTGCGTCTTGTTCGAGTTTCAATGGAAGCGATCAATCATCGTTGA
- the LOC140803777 gene encoding zinc finger protein GAI-ASSOCIATED FACTOR 1-like, translating to MSNITGDEGSFSSGEVQQSHELKLVQRNQSLAPATTNSSNVSTSTAKKKRNLPGTPDPTAEVVALSPTTLMATNRFVCEICNKGFQRDQNLQLHRRGHNLPWKLKQRTTTEARKRVYICPEPSCVHNNPNRALGDLTGIKKHYSRKHGEKKWKCDKCSKKYAVQSDWKAHQKTCGTREYKCDCGTIFSRRDSFITHRAFCDALAEENSKVMTHGLMSPNLQAQMPELLSTMPINANSNTSMEFNNPLKSLQQELVPIPFKPMNIGAAGAMFSSSSGNLFGSPRSMPSTSSGLQLSSNSSPSGYNYHQDNKNLGQISGSGSHMSATALLQKAAQMGATASNSINSPMMQKSFVSSMSGPDQISSARPITNIHYDNFQPQNEQQSSALITNCGFATQLFDNGGGGAGGSAMNDMVMYGGMLIGSDHNSVAAAGFLKNLVEIQENSDQSCVGIQHGRHNNNVMARNLTRLGGGNDMTTVDFLGVGGSRAQNNLHDQRMDVEAMNQQRIQAMHNPFHQQISHGDSDVEKPLYNTF from the exons atgTCAAATATTACAGGTGATGAAGGGAGTTTCTCTTCTGGAGAAGTTCAGCAGAGCCATGAACTGAAGCTGGTGCAACGCAACCAGTCGCTCGCACCTGCGACCACGAACAGCAGCAATGTCTCCACCTCAACTGCTAAGAAGAAACGAAATCTGCCAGGAACTCCAG ATCCCACAGCTGAAGTTGTTGCTTTATCACCAACCACCCTTATGGCAACAAACAGATTTGTGTGTGAAATATGTAACAAAGGGTTTCAAAGGGATCAAAACCTGCAATTACACAGAAGAGGTCACAATCTTCCATGGAAGCTTAAGCAGAGAACCACGACCGAAGCGCGAAAACGCGTTTACATCTGCCCCGAACCATCCTGTGTGCACAATAATCCGAATCGAGCCTTAGGCGATCTAACCGGGATCAAGAAACATTACAGCAGGAAACATGGAGAGAAGAAGTGGAAATGTGACAAGTGCTCCAAGAAATATGCAGTTCAATCTGATTGGAAAGCTCATCAAAAGACTTGTGGCACTAGGGAGTATAAGTGTGACTGTGGAACCATTTTCTCGAG GAGAGACAGCTTCATAACTCATCGGGCATTTTGTGATGCATTGGCTGAAGAAAACAGCAAAGTAATGACCCATGGCCTGATGAGCCCGAATTTGCAAGCCCAAATGCCCGAGTTATTGTCCACTATGCCTATAAACGCCAACTCCAACACATCAATGGAATTCAACAACCCTTTAAAATCACTCCAACAAGAGCTAGTCCCGATCCCTTTCAAGCCGATGAACATCGGTGCCGCAGGCGCCATGTTCTCGAGCAGTTCGGGTAATCTCTTCGGCAGCCCAAGAAGCATGCCTTCGACTTCATCTGGCCTTCAACTCAGCTCAAACTCGTCCCCGTCAGGCTACAACTATCACCAAGATAACAAGAACCTGGGCCAAATTTCGGGATCTGGCTCCCATATGTCTGCCACGGCTCTGCTGCAGAAAGCAGCCCAAATGGGGGCCACGGCAAGCAATAGTATCAACTCCCCTATGATGCAGAAGAGCTTTGTCAGCAGCATGTCCGGCCCCGACCAGATATCCAGTGCTAGACCCATTACTAATATCCATTACGACAACTTTCAACCTCAAAACGAACAACAATCTTCAGCATTAATTACGAACTGTGGATTTGCCACCCAACTGTTTGATAACGGCGGAGGCGGAGCTGGTGGCTCCGCCATGAATGATATGGTGATGTACGGCGGAATGCTTATTGGGAGCGACCATAATTCAGTGGCGGCTGCCGGATTCCTGAAAAATTTAGTAGAAATACAAGAAAACAGCGATCAAAGCTGTGTTGGTATTCAACATGGAAGACATAACAATAATGTCATGGCGAGAAATCTGACAAGATTGGGAGGGGGAAATGATATGACGACCGTTGATTTCTTGGGGGTTGGGGGATCAAGGGCACAGAATAATCTGCATGACCAGAGAATGGACGTGGAAGCCATGAATCAGCAGAGAATTCAAGCTATGCATAACCCTTTCCATCAACAGATCTCACATGGAGATTCTGATGTAGAAAAGCCATTGTACAATACATTCTGA
- the LOC140803546 gene encoding uncharacterized protein, translating into MEKASASGDETASENLKYKTWALRVSIHCEGCKKKVKKVLKNIEGVYKIEIDTKQQRVLVTGNVDSEALIKKLVKSGKHAEIWPGDPDKEGKKPGKSKKSKNKKEYPKDCKDSESGNDLKKQSKKDEISHTKDNGHAKEDDDTSADDCATVASTAKENGSSKPEASVLASGGSKKKKKKGKKGNNKSTNEGGDNGGGIHVAAPASGGSPPPTGIPQPPNDPMNLRPPYQQIFSFPQSYYAAPEYGMSYNTAPLGATSSTSYYAMPFPMHSHTYLNPYYLAAPPRSVPTIDASSPDGHYNDDDEFGCSIM; encoded by the exons ATGGAAAAGGCATCTGCGAGTGGCGATGAAACGGCCTCCGAAAACCTCAAGTATAAG ACATGGGCTTTAAGAGTGTCTATCCACTGTGAAGGCTGCAAGAAAAAAGTAAAGAAAGTACTTAAAAATATTGAAG GTGTGTATAAGATCGAGATTGACACCAAACAGCAAAGAGTTTTAGTAACAGGGAATGTGGATTCTGAAGCATTGATTAAGAAACTTGTCAAGTCAGGGAAACATGCCGAGATTTGGCCGGGTGACCCTGATAAAGAAGGGAAGAAGCCCGGAAAGTCGAAGAAAAGCAAGAACAAAAAGGAGTACCCCAAAGACTGTAAAGATAGTGAAAGTGGTAATGATCTGAAAAAACAATCCAAGAAAGATGAAATCAGTCATACTAAAGATAATGGACATGCGAAAGAGGATGATGACACTTCTGCTGATGATTGTGCAACGGTGGCATCGACAGCTAAGGAAAATGGCAGCAGCAAACCAGAAGCGTCAGTTCTGGCTAGTGGCGGaagcaaaaagaagaaaaagaaagggaaaaaggGGAACAACAAATCAACCAATGAAGGGGGTGACAATGGTGGCGGCATTCATGTAGCCGCACCAGCAAGCGGTGGATCTCCTCCGCCTACAGGAATCCCCCAACCGCCCAATGATCCGATGAATTTGAGACCTCCATATCAGCAAATCTTCTCATTTCCACAGTCCTACTACGCTGCCCCGGAATATGGAATGAGTTACAACACTGCACCACTTGGTGCCACAAGTTCCACTTCGTATTATGCCATGCCTTTCCCCATGCATTCTCATACATACTTAAACCCGTATTACCTTGCCGCTCCTCCGCGGTCTGTTCCAACTATAGATGCAAGCAGTCCGGATGGTCATTACAACGACGACGACGAATTCGGATGTTCAATAATGTGA
- the LOC140842282 gene encoding cysteine-tryptophan domain-containing zinc finger protein 3-like isoform X2, with product MEETEVEEGEALSYHGQDEDSTIDPDITLSYIGDKLESVLGHFQKDFEGGVSAENLGAKFGGYGSFLPTYQRSPSWSRTKIPPKVSSYDTPISPRKLWTEDQRQNSLASSSSPPTARLPVASGKTVSIENSLKGLPSRHVDESGSKYGVIKKSVNPSDQKTLKVRIKVGSDNLSTQKNTEIYSGLGLMVSPSSSLDDSQEATVQKLSANHLDVPEKSPTSILQIMASFSAVHLLSPLSEDLICLIERRKIGGDNESEFMDKAHIETSGMLVNGSLSGRSDQNDSLHCDDMVSKAFKLPLISNSQYTIADAAKDMCTTVTLVPLNDSKSGLKGEAGRDIIKKNLDSESSPEIGRIEKLGERLGSSGKNSENKKEIFSSQKNVLKEENSHASDQSDSNVSKGRNEPSVGPSDLPKKFVGAHIQKDRRMVDSSLISKSGKNSHANPLVSKNDSRDLQKEPEKFREMHLKEFFGDFEFDEEDDESTSRDMHSRRPKDPQLLKKRNSSEYINTSKEKSNDKSAERPNPTENHHRLPSLVAPPPTSETQTGVAPIVKEDWVFCDKCKKWRLLPLGTNPKSLPEKWLCRMLTWLPGMNRCSIPEEETTSALRALYQPAADSIRASYSERQHNQLHNSISATVSIPLVDAGCPVREFQNIADLDETTGQKKKHRADHSSSLFDIDGSTHSANSRKNLPSSSKNGTNLKINKLEFDADDARESKRMKAEAHFNNGKWCSENGGSLNAGTILANGLSNKSSRHKDTRGNMKKDTGLNQEIIVPDNGSIHSRKFDNKDSVRKRKGKDDRGSQSCHQNSGDFVDGWESDQLERKKARASKSGGNGSSGSKSRAGTDEKGRTIDKQNNNQCLSNTQVEDCLKNDRGLVHPSVAANSSSSKVSGSHKNKNNAQEVKGSPVESISSSPLRPYNADKVPSTREKLFEKDDFKDPYSSTVVSPKRISGGEDGENVRKEMMKKDVSCTIDNSVSNMKKSEKASSHSKDKSHTSVSDMDKEKIKEKTKSRKNKSDHRSGTASEIDKFVCKNDTGGGTLSESSKVLDQSKFGGHDGQYVIESQDKKRNLEEKLLKRSNLPEANGNGISQSLPPLGRVETETVASLQPVTGSQKENGVKNQCKKTEKQNDRPINLRHPTPNSHKAQDVEASSPVRKESSSHGANYALKEAKDLKHLADRFKNSGSTESNGLYFQAALKFLHGASLLETGSSEGSKHNEMMHSMHIYSSTAKLCEFCAHEFEKSKDMAATALAYKCMEVAYMRVIYYSHSSANRDRNELQTALQMVAPGESPFSSTSDVDNMNQATTDKGNVLAKVVGSPQVSGSNTITSRNRSGFIRLLNFAQDVNFAMEASRKSRNAFTAAISKLGETDICSLKTALDFNFQDIEGLLRLVRVSMEAINHR from the exons ATGGAAGAGACTGAGGTTGAAGAAGGTGAAGCTCTTTCTTATCATGGTCAGGATGAAGATTCCACCATTGACCCAGATATTACTCTCTCTTACATT GGAGATAAACTTGAAAGTGTTTTGGGCCATTTCCAGAAAGATTTTGAGGGTGGTGTTTCAGCTGAGAATTTGG GGGCAAAATTTGGAGGATATGGTTCATTTTTACCTACTTATCAGCGGTCTCCATCTTGGTCCCGCACAAAAATTCCACCGAAAGTTAGTAGTTATGATACTCCCATATCCCCAAGAAAGCTATGGACAGAG GATCAGAGACAAAACTCATTAGCTTCATCAAGCTCTCCGCCAACAGCAAGATTACCTGTTGCTTCAGGAAAGACCGTGTCAATTGAAAATTCGTTGAAGGGCTTACCATCCAGACATGTTGACGAATCAGGTTCTAAATATGGAGTCATCAAGAAATCTGTCAATCCTTCTGACCAGAAAACTCTGAAGGTTCGGATCAAAGTTGGATCTGATAATTTGTCGACACAAAAGAATACTGAAATCTACAGTGGACTCGGTCTTATGGTCTCTCCATCCTCTTCATTGGATGACAGTCAGGAAGCAACTGTTCAGAAGCTGAGTGCTAACCATTTGGATGTGCCAGAGAAATCTCCTACTAGTATTCTTCAG ATAATGGCATCCTTCTCCGCGGTTCACCTTTTATCCCCTCTATCAGAAGATCTGATTTGTTTGATCGAAAGAAGAAAGATTGGTGGTGATAATGAATCTGAATTCATGGACAAGGCTCACATAGAAACTTCTGGGATGCTAGTAAATGGATCTCTTTCTGGTAGGAGTGATCAGAACGACTCATTACACTGTGATGACATGGTTTCTAAAGCTTTTAAACTTCCACTTATATCAAATTCACAATATACCATTGCTGATGCTGCAAAAGATATGTGTACGACTGTGACACTTGTTCCTTTAAATGATTCAAAATCTGGATTGAAGGGAGAAGCTGGTAGAGATATTATTAAGAAAAATTTGGACAGTGAATCTTCCCCAGAAATTGGCAGGATCGAGAAATTGGGTGAAAGACTGGGTTCATCAGGCAAGAAttcagaaaataaaaaagaaatttttagCTCTCAGAAGAATGTTCTCAAAGAAGAAAATTCTCATGCTTCGGATCAATCTGATTCAAATGTCTCCAAGGGAAGAAATGAGCCTAGTGTTGGACCTTCTGATCTTCCGAAGAAATTTGTGGGAGCGCACATACAAAAAGATCGGCGAATGGTTGATTCTTCTTTGATTTCTAAAAGTGGAAAGAACTCTCATGCTAACCCTCTTGTATCCAAAAATGATTCACGAGATCTTCAAAAGGAACCTGAAAAATTTCGGGAGATGCATCTTAAGGAATTTTTTGGAGACTTTGAATTTGACGAAGAAGATGATGAATCGACTTCAAGGGACATGCACTCTAGAAGGCCAAAGGATCCTCAACTTTTGAAGAAAAGAAATTCGAGTGAATATATCAACACATCAAAAGAGAAATCTAATGATAAAAGTGCTGAAAGGCCTAATCCAACAGAAAATCATCATAGATTGCCTTCTCTTGTGGCACCACCTCCAACATCTGAAACTCAAACAGGAGTGGCTCCTATTGTTAAGGAAGACTGGGTCTTTTGTGATAAGTGTAAAAAATGGAGACTCCTTCCCCTGGGTACAAATCCTAAAAGTCTTCCTGAGAAATGGCTTTGTAGGATGCTTACGTGGCT GCCTGGAATGAACCGTTGTAGCATACCTGAGGAGGAAACTACCAGTGCTTTAAGAGCTCTGTACCAACCTGCCGCTGATTCAATTCGGGCCTCTTATTCTGAGAGGCAGCACAACCAACTTCACAATTCTATTTCTGCTACAGTCAGCATACCATTGGTTGATGCTGGGTGTCCTGTTCGAGAGTTCCAAAATATTGCTGACCTCGATGAAACAACGGGGCAGAAGAAAAAACATAGGGCAGATCATTCATCAAGTTTATTTGATATTGATGGTTCCACTCACTCTGCGAACTCACGGAAGAACCTCCCATCATCTTCCAAAAATG GTACAAATCTGAAGATAAATAAGCTAGAGTTTGACGCAGATGATGCTAGGGAATCTAAAAGAATGAAGGCGGAAGCACATTTTAATAATGGAAAGTGGTGTTCTGAAAATGGCGGGTCCTTAAATGCAGGCACTATATTGGCCAATGGTttgtcaaataaatcatcgaggCACAAGGATACAAGGGGAAACATGAAGAAGGATACAGGTTTGAACCAAGAAATAATAGTTCCAGATAATGGTTCTATACACTCGAGAAAATTTGATAACAAGGACTCTGTTCGAAAAAGGAAAGGTAAGGATGACCGTGGTTCTCAAAGTTGCCATCAAAATTctggtgattttgttgatgGATGGGAGAGTGACCAGCTGGAAAGAAAAAAAGCTAGAGCTTCCAAGTCTGGAGGAAATGGCTCGAGTGGAAGCAAATCCAGAGCAGGAACCGACGAGAAGGGCAGGACTATAGATAAGCAGAATAACAATCAGTGTTTGAGCAATACTCAGGTAGAAGATTGTTTGAAAAATGATAGGGGTTTAGTACATCCATCTGTTGCCGCCAATTCAAGCTCTTCCAAGGTATCTGGCTcacataaaaacaaaaacaatgcCCAGGAAGTTAAAGGTTCTCCAGTCGAATCAATTTCTTCATCTCCTTTGAGACCTTATAATGCTGATAAGGTCCCTTCAACGAGAGAGAAGCTCTTTGAAAAAGATGATTTTAAGGATCCTTACTCTTCCACCGTAGTGAGTCCAAAACGGATTTCAGGTGGTGAAGATGGAGAAAATGTTCGAAAAGAGATGATGAAAAAAGATGTTAGTTGCACTATCGATAATAGCGTATCGAACATGAAGAAGTCAGAAAAGGCGTCTTCACATTCGAAAGACAAAAGTCATACTTCTGTATCTGATATGGATAAAGAGAAAATCAAGGAAAAGACCAAGAGTAGAAAAAACAAGTCTGACCATAGGTCTGGTACTGCCTCTGAGATTGACAAGTTTGTTTGCAAGAACGATACTGGTGGAGGAACATTAAGCGAGAGCAGTAAAGTATTGGATCAGTCAAAGTTTGGAGGTCACGATGGCCAATATGTCATCGAAAGCCAAGATAAAAAACGTAATCTGGAGGAGAAACTACTCAAGAGAAGTAACCTGCCTGAAGCAAATGGAAATGGGATATCACAGTCTCTTCCACCCTTAGGGAGAGTTGAGACTGAAACAGTTGCTAGTCTCCAACCTGTCACTGGATCTCAGAAAGAAAATGGTGTAAAAAATCAGTGTAAAAAAACTGAAAAGCAAAATGATCGACCTATTAATTTAAGACATCCCACTCCAAATTCCCACAAGGCTCAGGATGTTGAAGCCTCAAGTCCTGTTCGAAAGGAGTCCTCCAGTCATGGTGCTAACTATGCTTTAAAAGAGGCCAAGGACCTCAAACACTTGGCTGACCGCTTCAAG AATTCTGGATCAACTGAAAGCAATGGACTTTACTTTCAAGCCGCCCTCAAATTTCTCCATGGAGCGTCTCTGTTGGAAACTGGAAGCAGTGAAGGCTCTAAGCATAATGAGATGATGCACTCAATGCATATATACAGTAGCACTGCGAAGCTCTGCGA GTTTTGTGCCCATGAATTTGAAAAGTCAAAAGACATGGCTGCTACTGCATTGGCTTATAAATGCATGGAGGTTGCTTATATGCGAGTAATTTATTATTCACATTCCAGTGCAAATAGGGACAGGAATGAGTTGCAAACTGCTCTGCAAATGGTTGCTCCAG GTGAATCTCCTTTCTCCTCCACCTCTGACGTTGACAACATGAACCAAGCAACTACAGACAAGGGCAACGTGCTAGCCAAAGTTGTAGGTTCTCCTCAAGTTTCTGGAAGCAATACTATCACTTCTCGAAATCGTTCTGGTTTCATCCGGCTTCTAAATTTT GCACAAGATGTTAACTTTGCAATGGAAGCCTCAAGGAAATCAAGAAACGCTTTCACAGCTGCTATATCAAAACTTGGAGAAACGGACATCTGTTCTCTCAAAACAGCACTCGATTTCAACTTCCAAGATATAGAGGGTTTATTGCGTCTTGTTCGAGTTTCAATGGAAGCGATCAATCATCGTTGA